The genomic region CGTCTCTGAAGTAGTAGTGAGATTGTTAAACTTAAATCCTTGGTGAAGTCAGCGTCTGCTGCatcatattttgcaaaattgttttatcttagaaaaaaaactgttatacaattttaattatttattcagcTGTTGTAGATCATTGTAAATTGtcataataaaaatgttcacaagTTTTGCTGTCTGTCTGGAAAACAGTATGTTGAAATATCTCAAGAAGTATGCAAGCTAGGTTTAAGAACCTTTGATTATAGGACCATTAGGAGATTAtacatatcatttaatttttgtgttttaccaaaaaaatgaaaacagtaaaatacCACATAACTGGCATCATTGAGAACATATTAAAGCTACCCGGTACAATATGAGGATAAAGGGCAAAAAGGAGATTATTTATGCCATTATTTTTTCTACTTACCTTAATTGtggtatatatgtatgtgtctCTCTATTCTCCTGATAAATATGTCAATATCTCAGTAAgtatgcaagattgttttatgaaacttaaaatttatatagaaagtaacaataaaataatgcatgttcatgaaatgtattttgtgttGGACAAAAAGATGTTATTGCCATGGCAACGAACATAATGAAATGACCTCACTGAGTAGAAAAGCAAAGGTTCACGAAATTAAAATTTAGTATCAggacaaataataataatgcagattatataattttaatatttttggacAAATATGGTTGCTATGGTAACttgtaaataatcaaaataccaAACAAATGATGACAATACTATAGAAAATATCATGTCCCCTGtgaaaaagaattaaaattGCTTCTTAAAAATGTGAACAAGGTAATTTAAGAGATTAATGAAAAATACCAAACAGttgtttcagtttttattgcaactaaaacagtaaaatactatttatgcttgggttttttatattattttcaactgGCAGGTAAACCGGTAGGTAACTATTGTATTGCAAGGGTTACTCAGTGACTTGTTTTCTTGGATTCTATAACACAGTATCAATCATGCTTGGTTTACAATACAGAAGCCGGACATGTTGCAATACATGCTGCCGGCAGAGGTGTCATGTCAGGCCCTGGTTGGAGACTACACAGTGCTGGAGAAGTTGACACCCCATCTCACACAGGTAATATACGCACACCCAGAGTAGTGTCATGTATAAATATGGTTCCACAGTATATTACAATGGTTCTATGCTGATACATTCTATATTGaagaaataacttaaaacagtttatgcttgatagtttatttcagtttattttctgAAAGCTTAAGCTGTTATCAACTCAAAACTTTAACATGCATGGTTATATAACCACATACGTGTGTTTCAGTTGGTCGTAGAAGTTAAAACGGGAAAAACAGGAAAGCCAGGGGCCCTGACATTGACTTTTTTCCTGCTGCAGGAGATTTCAAGGGTGGGTTAAGAATAATTGTGTTGACATTACTCTTTTATtttatcttcttctttttcttggATCATATTTTGTCTGGAGCAGagctacttgaaggaattgacTGTGATAATTTGAAGCTGTGCATCTTGAAATAATTGTTACCCTTGGGCACTTTGATGCAAAGTTATCTCCCctcataaatttaaataaggGACAAAACCTAAAATCCCAGTTTATGTTATCATGACGACCTATTCCAATTCGCAGTACATGACAAGAACAACGGAATTTCACAACACTTTCTTTAGAAAAAAGGCATATCCATTGACTGAACTCAACGCAACTGGAAGCATGTTTATTTTTCGCCCAGTTTGCTGGTGACTGATTTCTCCAAATATATTGAAGTCATCattcatttaagaaacattGAACATGTAGTAGCCACTTAAAATATGGGTAATTGTTAATGATATCTCCATAACGAATTCCAGATTGTTCAGTTAAAGATGGTGACactaatttctttcaatattcTATTATTATAATTCAGCATACAAAATGTACGAAGGGGTGCTTTTTctagaaattgttatttttcttaggaagtcattttgtattttgtcaattgACTCAAATTCCCAAATTTTAGACCCGTACATTAAATTAAGTTAAACTGTGGaattaaacaattcaaattgcaagttgattggTAAGTAAAAATTTCTTGCCTGTATGAGTAGCAGTTGCATGTATTTATAACTATTGACAAGTTgattttatttcgttttgtatttcaaatgcAGACTGGCCTAGCTTTCTTGCTCCAAATACCATTACTTGGTTTTGCTTTTGTTAATATTAAGTTTCCAATACATacagtatttttcaaatgcatttacCGGTAATGTTTCTTGAAATTGTTTGGCATCTTCTGAAAAAATAACACTTGTCAGCATACTTGAGCACTACGAAGttaaaaaggttgtaaaaagtTCTAAAATTTCCATCATAGTAGTTTAGTTCAAAACCAGAGTTGACAAGCgactttaattattgttcaaggTGTTAAAATTAATACTTAAATGCAGAGGGCTTAAATAGTGGCCTTGCCATACACAACAATCACTTTCAAAAAAGGGTGACCGGTTTCTTTCCGggtttagaaaatattttaagtgtttgtaGTGTAATGCCTTTGGCAGAGTGTTGAAAATATCTTGTTACTTCTGGACAATCTTTGAGTCTTATTGAACAACAAGATAAAGTTATGTGTATTTCCAATTTTACCCAATACCCATGCATAGCCAATACCAAATCCAAACAAAAGTCATTTGACTCCTGTTGCCCATGTTGTCTTGCTCTGAAACTACTTTTAGTTTAAGAAAAGTAGTTTTACCagtaatttgattaaaaatgaaattaaacatggATATTACACACAAAAATGTACCTGTATTTGCTGATACATGTTAGGTAACATTTATTGGATTTTAAATCATGTTGATGTTTGTGTTCTTATTTGGTTGCAGCTGTGGAATCGTCCATACCTGAATGACAGTCTGAAGTCTGCCTGTGAGGAGATGTACGTGTTAATGGCAAGACCTGTATTAAAACTGGCCTCCAGTGTGAAAGATTGCACATACTCTCATCACGAGTCCCTGCTGGTCCGATCTTGCACTGCTGTGCTCACCTGTGCACATAAAGATACTAAAATAAAAGAGAATCTGTACAAAACTATGCCAGCCATCTTGAAGTGGTGCCACAAAGTTATTGATAACAGTCATGTAAGTTTCTCTATGTAGATGATTTAGGGAATAACATCTCCCCCATtaatggggagacatattgttttggagacatattgttttagctcaagttgtccgtctgtccggtCCAATGTAGTGCGGTTCAATGTAGTGCGGTTCAATGTAGTGCGGTTCAATGTAGTGCGGTTCAATGTAGTGCGGTTCAATGTAGTGCGGTCCAATGTAGTGCTGTTCAATGTAGTGCGGTTCAATGTAGTGCGGTTCAATGTAGTGCGGTCCAATGTAGTGCGGTTCAATGTAGTGCGGTTCAATGTAGTGCGGTTCAATGTAGTGTGGTCCAATGTAGATGTGTTTAGGGGGATGAGTTCATTAGGGTTAGGAGTTTATTTGGTCAtgttttctattgaaaaaaacaacaacacattttagaggctttttttaaagaaggaaaaaaaacataaacaagaaatgttGACACCTCAGCTTTAGCCAGCCCATCTGTGTTCAtatccctgataatgacatcaatcatgcatttcatgtttgtttaagaTTTTTCCTGGCCAAAACAATAACAAGGTACACAATTTACAATGCACATGTATATCTATGTGCAATCCAagcatatccgaagatgttgtgtTCATCGGATGATGAATCAATTGCTGAAAGGccattcatttaaggaatggatgttgaggtgtaaatataatcTCTTGAACTTTTTTAAGGATCTGAATTAACTTGCCACAAATTTCCACCATATAGtgacacattttttaaataatgctattgtaaaattattaaaaatgcttTGCTTAATCTTTGATTGTAAAGATTTTCAATCATTACAGGAGAATGGAAATGTGCATGGCCGACTGGCTGCCCTATGGTTCCTGCAGACCTCAGCCCGGTACCACACCCTCCATGCATCTGTTCTCACCATGGAAACCAAACTGGCACTATGGCAACACTTGGTACAGGTGGTCAGGCAGGCCCTGAATACACAAACACCAGACAAGCAACCACCATTATGTATTGAGAATAGCAGTGAACACAGTAGTAGCCTGAAGAAGACAGATGCAACTGAGTATGGGACTGGACATTTGAGAGATTCTAGAAAAAGTAGAAAGAGAAAACATACATCTGTTTCAGAAGAAAATGAGATGGATACCTCTAGCTCAAAAGACAATGGCACATCTGATATAATAAACCAAGTTAGGGCCATTTTACAATGTAAAGATGACATTACAGGGAGCGAAGCTAGAGATATAGGTATCTGTACAGAACCAGACAAGCTGGCTACCAGTGAAGCCATTGAGCCACTGGACTTCAGGATACTGGTGTacaagggtcatctactggagAATGGCGACCTTCTGGTGCTGCAACAGACACAAACTGTCATGGCTGCCATCCTGGTTGCCCTCAACATCGACCAGTTTCAAGATGTGCTCAGACAGCTGGAACATGACATGGTACTAAATTTctttacaacaaaaaaatattaaaaatctgTGTTTTTATCCACACTTCATGGAACTGTAAAACTCAAATAAGTACATAAAAGAGTGGCCATATTGTGCTGCAGCATGGCTGCCATCTTGATTAGCCTCGGCATTGACAACTTCCAAGATGTACCCAGACAGCTTAAACCTGACATGGTATTAAATTTCCTCATCAAAGCAATATTATAAAACTATTAACATACTTCCATTGAAGTTTGAAGGATGGTTCTTTTCATACTATATAGAACTATATTATTCCTGAAAGAACATGCAAATTGAATGTGGTTATTGAGAGACATTGATAGTGCATATGTTGCCTATGATCAGGtatatttgcataaatttcAGCACCCAAGCACTCTGCAGTCAGATCGGGGTAAAGTGAGTTCATCCCTGTTCATCTGGAGAAGTCTGTTAAAGCTGGAGTTTATACAAGAGCAGACCAAAGTGGTTAGGAAAGTGGCAAAAGATGTGAGAACAACAtgttttttgtcattaatatttgaatacaaatgaTATCAAAGTAGTTTCGTGAATCACTTTGCCACATATTTTCTTTTAGCATTATTCTTTGCTTTGTTACTGGCTATGAAAAGATGAGGGGACATGTTTATGCTACATAGGCTTCATCACTTTGTTTACAGTAAATCTCCTCTTTAGCATATCTTTTTAAACCTGTGAAACGAATGAATCTTATTGTGCTGATGGTTACTTTACTTGAAGAACTCTGATTTGACCAGAACCATAATTTCACTGTTATTTCATCTTAGGGCAtggttgtttttaatatataccaATTGTGTTTTATCTGTCTATTGACCATCAAAAGGTCTTTTAAACTGAAAAgtttttgaattttcaaattaaGTTTGACATACTGATATGCAAAATgctacatgttttttttccagcTAATGTTGAACTGGCAGTGTATTGTTGAGCGACTGCAGGGCTGGGATGACCGATCGGTTGTCATGGAGATCACAGTGCCTCTTCTTCAGGCACAGCAACAATTGCTGCTTCTGGGCAAGGTAATACAAGTCACCCTAGGGGATGGAAAATTGTTAAGTGACTGGTATTAGTATTTATTGTATGTTGTACATTTCTGTTGCATCAACATACCAATAGGCGGATTTGTTGATTAATATGCAACaaagaaatatgcatttaatttagAATTTGAACCAATTTCAAACAGTTTCATTAAAAAGTCTCGTTATTTGAAGTTACTGATATTACCCAATATATTAGGTTTATTTCCCTTCAGACcacatcaattttattttgttgtaaaaatacaatattcttttttagTTTAAGAAACAGTTTAAGAAACAGGAAAGGGTAATACTTGtaataaaaaagttcaaatgtaagaaaagttttaaaagaaGATACTCTCAGGAAGGAGTCATTCACAATCATTTCTGATTTCTGTGTGATTTGATGAGATTTCTTggtacattaaaatatttttttcattcagacTGATTTTTCTAATGTAATGATGATATCTGTTACCAGAAGTTCCTGCCAAGCCAGACAGTGATGTTGGCCATGCACAGCTGTGTATTCACCCCGCTAGAAGGCAGCACCTACCTGCCAGCCTTTCATGCAGTCTGTAACCTGCTTAATGCCCTCCTCGTGCACCACACAGAAACAGTCTTCCAGAATGTACCAACGTTCATAGCCTGTGCTAAACGTATTCTTGCATTTATTGTTCactttgtttagtttaaacattatatatattacaaagaTAGTGAAGAAAGTTGTGATAACTTAAACTAAGTCACTCTAGTTTGCACAATGTTGTCGAGTGTGTGGCCTTGTGTTGTAGGAGAAACCGTAGTTCCCTGAGAAAACCCACttttccggcttggtgaccactaaccaaactcaggctgggaatcgaaccatTGGTGAGAATCTAGTGCCCTAACACTGCACTTACCAGAAACATTTCACTTTGTTTAGCTAATAATGCTTCTTCTTTTCAGTAGTAAAATACAGCAGTTTGAATATGGGGTTTGAATATAGCAATGgcttatatacatacataagaGGTCTTATTGAAGTGCAGACATTAACTTAAGCTTGTAAGTTATGCCTTCTTTGCTATTGAAAAGCAGAAATTGTAGAGTAGTTGTCCATGATGATCATATTCCTTAATATCTGTCCAGGCCTGCTGCTGTCTGTTGTGGAGCACTCCGACCAGGACCAGGTATCGGGAAAGGCGGACGTCATTGACAGTCTCCTAGCTTGTGCTTATCAGATGGAAAGGTAAGATGCAAACAAAGCATATAAAAACTTCCCTATTACTGTCCGTTTCCGCAGCATTTTAAACCTTGTTACTCTGTTTACTCTCCAGAACAGTATCTTTGTAGGGATAGGTCAGATAATGTTCAAACTCAGGCAGTGTGTTACCCTTGATGGAATCTCATCAgttgtatattttatgaattggTCCCTAggggtaaaaaaaaaaataagtcatTAGAtcaaagtgggtcacatggggtcaaataCTAGATCGTTCAGTCAAATCGTATAGAAATCTTGGGAATAAACAGCGGCAATATTTTCACtccaatctttatgaaacttaatcagaatgctTGCCTGGATGAAACCATAGCATAGGTCACATGGGTTCTAAACTAGGTTACTAGGTAAAAAAACTAGGGAACACTCCAGAGGTTaaatttttgcaatatttctagtccaatcttcatgaaacttaatcagaatgtttgccttgatgaactgggtcacatggggtcaataACAAGGTCACTAGGTTGAATCTTAGAAAACCCTTGGGAACACTCCAGAGGTtacttttttgcaatatttatattccaATCTTCATCAgtatgtttgccttgatgaacctttttatgtttgaaattggGTTATATGGGATAAAAGACTAAGTCACTAGGTCTAATCGTAGAAACACCATCGAATCActaaatgctatatttttttggcaatatttctGGTTCAATCTTCAtgaacttaatcagaatatttgccttgataaactattttaatagaTTGATTCTGAATAATGTAGGGTCAAAAACTGGGTTATGAGGTCAAATCTACATGTTACACTATAAACaatattctctttttttcaaacgGTTGCAAATTTACGCATATCAAATATGAAATGTTCATATGAGTATCACTGTGCAGCCGTATTGCATGTTTCCGGTGGAATAATTCACCTATAGTTTACGTAATTTTGATGCCATCTACTTTGCCTTATCTGGCAGGGGATTCAgtgaatttgcttgttttttacTGCTATTATAGATTTTGGTTTCAGTATTGCTTACCTTTTAAGAGAAACAGTGTTTACAACGCAGGTTGAAATTTCTGAAATGACTCGcatgaatttttaaattaacactAATTAAATGACTTGTTTCTAAAATTTTAGcgaaaaagaaatagaaaaattgcTGAATATTGGCGTTAGATAAAACTTGTATTCACTCCT from Mya arenaria isolate MELC-2E11 chromosome 3, ASM2691426v1 harbors:
- the LOC128226647 gene encoding uncharacterized protein LOC128226647 — protein: MLTVQRVRALLLHLGTTDWSVVTDIISSMVSFSEAFTLGSRQCTWTGTLWQVTGDNLDLACWDLLLGNLVAMETVLSQEQRRKVAEHIVQALLNKAEHTECNYKTPKSVTQAVLDSGVFFETGELLTEIVTQLWKHGTGTLTHSSPKKHKRAKLGGVLTSLSELLTVIGDQETPWHRDMNNESLLRLQESAGHLQQLMSDTGQSLPDMDWTPWINIGQILYHFPLVELWPCDQLRVLIGVLAGLSIAVSKGEESVCKLYLELGTRMLSSCGRLPIFQLLHVPTFLTWMLELVNNTAQKPDMLQYMLPAEVSCQALVGDYTVLEKLTPHLTQLVVEVKTGKTGKPGALTLTFFLLQEISRLWNRPYLNDSLKSACEEMYVLMARPVLKLASSVKDCTYSHHESLLVRSCTAVLTCAHKDTKIKENLYKTMPAILKWCHKVIDNSHENGNVHGRLAALWFLQTSARYHTLHASVLTMETKLALWQHLVQVVRQALNTQTPDKQPPLCIENSSEHSSSLKKTDATEYGTGHLRDSRKSRKRKHTSVSEENEMDTSSSKDNGTSDIINQVRAILQCKDDITGSEARDIGICTEPDKLATSEAIEPLDFRILVYKGHLLENGDLLVLQQTQTVMAAILVALNIDQFQDVLRQLEHDMHPSTLQSDRGKVSSSLFIWRSLLKLEFIQEQTKVVRKVAKDLMLNWQCIVERLQGWDDRSVVMEITVPLLQAQQQLLLLGKKFLPSQTVMLAMHSCVFTPLEGSTYLPAFHAVCNLLNALLVHHTETVFQNVPTFIACAKRLLLSVVEHSDQDQVSGKADVIDSLLACAYQMERLFSLIATHKLEFGKLAVYVVADYVTAVQKVTLLPAIKRGVVPAVYRMLDLCDRHAIPQLHVVLPHGLTEIFKLLYADYTKYHKYTGRV